A window of Gossypium raimondii isolate GPD5lz chromosome 7, ASM2569854v1, whole genome shotgun sequence genomic DNA:
GTTTAGCTACCTAATTCAAATAAAGGCAATAGTTTAAGGATCACTTGTTGaattaagttatataattatattcttatttaaatttatttcaaatatataacattatacatttaaatttacaatcactatattttaataatatttaaaatataagttatatattgaaattagattttaaaaatagttaatattaatgtcttacaaatatttaaagtttatatttcatatattaaattattaataatgagttacaataaataattttttatattcttattaaaatatcataatattaacaaatttgaagattgtttaaattcatatttttattttgaaacatcatgtctaaaatgaatattttatttttaaaattatatttttaccgcAATAGTTGGTAATACTAAATACTTCAAATTTcaatcaaacttttcaaaaatactttacaTGAACATTTTTTACATCGCTTTCTAAAAGCAATGAAATCGACctaagtaaattttaataaaatttaaactcttaAGTTGTTGgctatttaataaatatgaattaaataattcatattattttataaattttaataaatttataaataatataagtaaaatttatattgaaatatttgataaataataatttaataaattattatattaaaacaattttcaaaagaggaaaaattcttttaaatatatatttaaactctaatatttttaaaaataatataggaTGTGGGCATGAATGACcataaataaaagtttcaatataattttaatgcttttaagtaacatattttttaataataaaatgaatttgattGGGAAATCCATGGTCAAAATGTTAGCTCGTTATCTAGTATGAATCAATGAAATGagaatctataaaaataacTCAATAGGCTATACTCCCTTCTATTATATTTAGtgtttaacctttttatttgtAGTAGTTTGAGATTGATTCTAGAGATTGGAAGTATTAAATTCATGCATTAATAACATCTTGTAATTAAAGGTATTGATACCTCTAACTTCAATACCTTCAAGTATTGATATCTTTAAGGCATGTATTAATTCTTCATAAATGAGATTCGGTATCATACCCTTGTAGATAGTGTTGTGGCTACTAACTTGCCATGTATTGATGCATAAAGTTAGTTATCAATATCATGTCCTCTAAAAAAATGCTATTAGACATTATGTTAGGGGTATCAATAATACCCACATGTAAGGTATTGatacttaacttaaaaactgcTTGGAAGCATCTTTAAAGGATTATGTAGTACTAAAAAACATTCATAATTTGTTTAAGACATTCTAGAAACTTTTTTTAGCTTTATAatacttgaaaatattttaagggtgatAGGTtcaattgttgaaaatttagtTTGTTATTTTAGAACACTTTGAAAATTGATGCTAACACGTCATTCTAGTATGTTGTATGGTCACGTTACTTAGATCgcctattaaaatataaaatatcaaaacacATATAAAACACTTAGAAAGTaatggatttaaggtttaaggttctACATTTATCTTTTAACCAAGGGGAAACTGAGATATTAAAAGGGTATAGGCGTAATGAATAGAAGTCGATACCACCCACACAATTGTAAAATCACAAGAAGTCATTTACTACTTCAGTCCTCACTTTTACATCTTGATACACTTTGTTAGGACAACTCAGACCATTTAAGCCATAAGCATACATTCAGACTCCTCATGaaaaattcatttcaagaaTCCTCTGGCTTCGATAGTGGTGTCCACTTGTTAACTGCCACCTCTAAACTCCATCTATCACATCCCATCTAAGATGACCTAAGGCACGTCATAGTGCCACTATACTCATGCCTATAAAGCCAACCCACTAGCTCACTTGCCTTTGATCCACCAATAATGGCTTGACATGTGGCACATTAAGGCAAGAGATTAAAGGTATATAAGGCTCGATGAACGTGGGCAGAGGAcatctctctctatatatacatatatataattttttggaCAAACTATATCTAAAGTTACCAAACTAATagtatgtttatgtttttgttacttaacttcaaaaagttacaaaatggtcatagaactatttgaaagttttcatttaagtcatagTACTGTTAAGATCACTATTGTATGGCCTTATTTGTTTGTACCATCAGCATCAATCGAAAGCTCTCgtttcctttctcttttatagtttaattttttctctctaTAAAAAAGCTTTTAACGTTATAAATTtgcaaaccaaaatccaaacaactttttttttctaatctcTAACGTTGATCGTCAAattgacttggatctaaggtatgttctacTGGTTGATGGGTATTGATCCACCATACTGATCGTTGAATCATCTTTTGGAACTCGCAGTCgaactaaaaaaaaacttaacaacttagtgttggaaaaatatggacatcacatatataataagaataattacatgttaatatttactataataaaatgttagCCTAAATCAAAAgtgatttaatttggttaaggtttatttagcttcagttattaaataaagtacGGGCCAAATATATGTAGATACTAttgtaactaatttctaattgatgatgagctaattataaattaagatcaatgtgcaaaagttatatataagGATTATGGTTCCCAAGTAACACATATGTAACTTTTCCGACAtctcatatttaaaaaaaaatagagccACATTCTCTAAAATACTTACGCCTTAAATTGGAAGATCAAACCCACAAGTCTTGAAGATTTCAAGATATTGATAGATTCATGTACATTTCTATATTTAGTTTTGTTCATAATGATCAAACATGATAGATATTGGTTTAcgttctaaattttatattagagttTTATGGTTCTAACACTtattagtgacttaaataaaaatttctgaAAAGTTTAGTAGCTAAAATgtaaactttcgaatagttcagtgaTTACTTtgcaacattttgaaattaagtgaccaaaatgtaactTACTACTAATTTAATGACTTTGGGAGTAgtttacattaatttatttttaagaaaaaacatatttacttaattgggataaaaaacttaattatcaCATTGAATATTGAAACTAAAATCTTGTACAAGACAAAGAAAAACTTATGTATCAATTTGAAAAGAGCCAAGAACTAAATTAGGAAAAaggtatcaaattgaacattaaaaccAAACTTATATACCAAATTGTTTATTAACCCTTTCGATTTTAGGCTTTGACTCAAAACAAAACAACGATAACGACaagttttataataaaaaagagaaGGGAATCTCTTCAAATCTAGCAGCTGTTTCTTCAACCCTTTAAATCTTTGTACTTCATCACTCACACTCCATTTTCACCAAATCCAATCCCAATTCAATTTCGATTGAAACCCAGATTTTTAATACCCCATATTTATTCATGGGCGGTAAGTTTAACTCCTTTTTTTCGTTTCTCAAATTCTtagctttttaatttttttacccatTACCATCGTTAATATTTATGTGTGTTGATTATAGAGTTTAAGGTAACTAAATCCCCATTGTTCTGGAAATTGTTAAATCAGGtaattttccttcttcttcaaGTTTATGGCTGGCTGCTAATCCGAGTAAGAGATGGGGCgagcttttctttctttgttacACTCCATTTTGGCTCACTCTCTGTTTGGGCATCGTTGTTCCTTTCAAACTTTACGAGGTTTGTAATTATTACTCTTTGTTTGATTTGCTTTTCTTCGAGTTTATTGTTAGTCGATATTTTCTATGACAATGATGGATTATTTTATCTGAAATGTCATTTTTTGTACTAATGAATCTTAGGAATTTTCATGCCAAATAACTTTGCCTTCATGTTACAACCAAATGAATTGATTACTGTActcgaactcggtctgtatcgGATATAGTTagctttttctaaaatttttcatgtatttggagcATCCTGGAGGTCCCAtctcatgcataaaatggcggATTTTGGCATTAAGTTGGGAGgctaactatttttttttttaattttgagggtttgaatgagaattttaaaaaatcccGGTAAGTCTAATTAAAACTTTCGAAATTTGTGGaggtttaatgaaaatttataaatgtttttgaagagttgaattgaaaattttaaaacttttccaCGGTTTAAcgataattttcaaaaattttgggagtgcctaattaaaattttcaaaaaaaagggtataattaaaattttcaaaaacttggGGGCAAGGCTCCCTAGGACTCAATGACCGTCCGCCTCTGGTTTCAGACACTTGTACCTTAACAAAAGTGAAGAGTTCAAGTAACATAGTGGTTCCTTTCAAACTTGTGCAATTATTACTCTTTCTTTGATTTGAGTTTATAGTTAGTCGATCTTTTCTATGACAATGATGGCTGGTTTTGATCCGAAGTGTCATTTATTTACTAATGAATCTGAGGGATTTTTCATGCCAAATAGCTTTGCCTTCATGTTACAATCAAATGAAGTGATTATTGTACTCGAACTCGGGCTGTATCCGACACGAATATGGTTagctttttctaaaaaaaatttcatgtggACATATTTTATTTCCCCGTATTCGTGTGTCTGATACGAATGACAGCAGTGGTGGATCGTGGTATTAAGTTTTATGGGGccctaactaaaatttataaaaaaaattgagggttttaatgagaattttctaaaattcagGTAGGcctaattaaaactttcaaaagttttggatgtttgatgaaaatttccaaaaaaaagttGAAGAGTTGAATTAAGTGGTTTAATGAGAGTTATCAAGAATTTTAGGAGGgcctaatcaaaattttcaaaaaaattaagggtataattaaaattttcaaaaacttagGGGGCAAGGCCCCTAGGCCTCAATGACCGTTCACCTCTGGTGACAGACACAAGTTCCTtaacaaaaatgaagaaaatgaagagtccAAGCAACATAGTTTAGGGAACAATTTGATTGAAAGGAGAGTATGAGTAAATGGAGAAACGCTAGTTGGTTATAGTGTAATTGCTGAAGTGGATGATTTTACTGTTGACTTACAGTGGCAGTCATGAACATTCTTCACTTTTGTTTATACTTTCTCTTTTATTGAAGTTAAAATTATCTGTGTATAAATGGCTGTTCTTGAAAGctctaattgattttttttcctccttttttctccatgttaaaaactataaatatggCTGTTTACAGAACTTTACAGAATTGGAATATTTGCTCATAGGCTTGGTGTCAGCAATTCCTTCATTTTTGATACCAATGCTAGTTGTTGGGAAGGTAAGCATTCGAGTCATGCgacctctctctctctctctctctatatatatatatatatatatatatatatttggtaaaagtatcatggaggctcCTGTACTAGGAGTTTTGCTCCTTTTACTAAAAAGtgagcaaattagtccatgtacGTTAGACCAAaaagcaaattggtcatttatGTTAAAactttcatccatttttactattaaaaactagcaTGGCTGAAAGAATAAATAGATAGTTACACGTGACGTGCCACGTGTATCTTATTCTAACCTATATGGACTAGTTTTTAAAAGtagaaatggatggaatttttaacacaagaaccaatttgctctttgatctaatgtacagggactaatttacccttttttttagtaaaggggGCAAAGTCCAATCTGACTCATAGTACAAGAGCCTCCAAGATACTTTTACCTATATATGTTTCAGTTTGACTTTTTGAAGTCATTGTCATTGATATCTTATAATAATAAGCTTGTCCATGATGGATGAACTTCCTTTGATGTTGTCTAAGTAAATCATAGCCTAAGCAGATGAACTATCCGTGTTGTTTTTGCTTAAATATAGTCAATATGTCCAATTGTTGGCTCTATATGATGTGGTATAGTGACAAATGAATCGTGTAAGTACTAAAAATTTGCCTCGTCTTTGGAAGTCTTGTAAATTTATCCACCAAGTTCAGGTTTTTTCCTTATAGAATGTTGATCTGACACGGAGGGAGTGAATACGACTTAGAATCGTGAAGTAGTCTGTTTCATTATGAGGTTCATTGCTTTGATAACTGGCttgttttaaaagtaaattgcTTGCCTCTAGGCGTAAATGGATTTCAAGATCCTCATTAGCAGGGTAAGCTTGTCTTGGGTGTTTATAGGGATCTCATGGTTCCATTTCTTGCGGCTTATTTAAGGTGTTTAGCCCTCAAATATAACATGTAAGGATTGTTCTCTCATTTTCTGTGAGAGTTTATCTCTTCTGTGCACTTATTCATTAGTGTTGAAGTATAAAAAGCTATCTTAAACTTTGTAACTCTTTAGTTGCCTGAATGCAAATTGGAGGGAGCTTCCCCCATCACCCTGTTTTCTTCTAACACactaaaaatgtttttatttcctttttcagGCTGACAGCAGCTTGCATTGGAAGGACCGTTATTGGGTTAAGGCAAGTGTTTTACTAAATAATCGTTTCAGTACATATTATATGTTTGTAAAACGAATTGTTGATGCTTGGATTATATGTTTAGCTGGATCAGATCTTTGCTAACTTTCAAGGACTACCGAGATACCACACAATTTGCTCTATATTTTGCATTTAGCCTTTGCTACCTCGTATTTCTCTTCATTTACTTCTTTGAATGATCACTAGGACAGTTTGCATCATTGTTTAGAATAAGTTTATGGTTACATGATTGCATGTAGAATACTTTCGTCATGCTCgtcaaatttccattttaatttccATGCATATTTGTTTCACTAACTTTTAATGATCTCAAGCACGGCCTATTAGTAGAATCTCCTGTGATATGAGGTTATCTATAGCCTTAACTGTAATTGTTGTCATTGTTGCAGGCCAGTGTCTGGATTGTAATATTTAGTTACGTCGGGAATTATTTTTGGACCCATTATTTCTTCACGGTTTTAGGAGCTTCTTATACCTTCCCATCTTGGAAAATGAACGATGTAAGCTGCAGATAGTAATAGTTTATTTCGATTTCCAGTTTACCGATTTTGGTGGTGCAAGTCTACTTGATTAATCCGTTTCTCTTTGCAGGTACCACACACGACTTTCCTTCTCACTCACGTTGTCTTCCTGTTTTACCATGTTACGTCAAACATGACACTTCGCAGATTAAGGCACTCTATTGCTAGCTTGCCCGAGAATATTCAGTTGGCTACTGAGGTGGCATGGATTTTGGCCCTTTCTTATTTCATAGCATATCTCGAGACTTTAGCTATTTCTAACGTACGTGGTAATGTGGTTTCTTGCTTTTGGTAAATAGAACTATATGAGCTTTTGGTAATGTGGTTTCTTCTAAGCTAACTATATGAGCATTCTGTCAATGTTACAAAGTCTACTGCAAGTCGTATTACTGTCATCATGTTTTCTTTAAGAAACCATTCCATGCAACAAGAAAACTTTGGATTTCCATTATTTCTTGTGAATTCTGACATTCTAACGACCCTGCTATATGGATCTGCATAACGTTTGAAGTGAAACTTTGCTTATGATGATACTTTAATTTGAACGTGTGCAGTTCCCGTACTATGATTTTGTGGATCGTGCGTCTATGTATAAAGTGGGATCTTTGTTTTATGCTATATACTTCATCGTGAGCTTCCCGATGTTTCTCAGGTAAGAAACTAAGCCAGCTTTATGTTTATTTGCTTAGAAGAAAGTGTGGAACCATATTCATTGCTTATAAAACGCTTTTGTTTTAGCCTAAGTTGCCCTAACTctttatatttcttaaaataccCTTGTCTAACACGTGGATATAGAGATATGGCCTCCAAAAATGttccaaatacatggaaaaacttgGAAAATCTGACTATACCGGTATTTGACTTTCACACTCGAGTCCAAGTAACATAAGTTTTAACAGTTCCTTTGAGAAATACGGATTGGAATAAAGTACGTCTGCATAGCGGTAAAGGCTTGTTTGCAACCAATAGTAGACGGGTAAACTGCAATAGAGGTCACccaactttgttttttttttcttttttggtcatccaaatatgaaaagttacaaaatagtcacccaactattcaattttgtcttttttagtTAGCAGTTGGCTAATGTAAAAATGGAAACTCCCACAAATCCAAGATAGTTGGGTGACGAAAacagacaaaattgaatagttgagtgaccattttgtaacttttcatagtttaggtgaccaaaaaagaaatttactaataattaggtgactattttgtaacttttcacggttggatgaccaaaaaagaaaaaaagccatagttgggtgactagtTTATCCTAGAAGTAATAATGTACCTTTAGGCCGTGCTATAACTTTTCTGCTTATTTATGTGTCTGCTAGAAAGTTGTTgtcttttatatacatatgctGTAGTATTTGTTTCATTTGGGTAATATATTCTAACCTCATTTCACAGGATTGACGAGAAACCCGGTGATCTATGGGACTTACCTCGGGTGGCGGTTGATTCTCTAGGCGCTGCAATGTTAGTCACAATAATACTTGATTTGTGGCGCATCTTCCTTGGACCTATCGTTCCACTAGCCGATGCAAAACAGTGCATTCATCCGGGTCTGCCATGGTTTGCAGGAAGTGCAAATGTAGCTTCACAAAACCAATGTGCGTAATAAGATAACTCAGAATAACTCCTCATCCGAGTCGGGGACAGTGCTCCGGTCCTGGATTTCGTGATTAATGTTGTAATTGTAGCTCAACCTTGTAACCCAAGTTATCGTTGTGGTTTTCCCCGGTGCTCAACAAAAAGTTTCCGGTGACTGGTTGATGCATATTTGGTCATCGCTCGGTTTGGGATTAGTTTATGGAGCTATCGTGATTTTGTGTTGCTGTTCCAATAGCTCTTTTAGTCTTTTTAGTTCTTTGAAAACAATGTTAGTTCGTTGTAACGGAAGTTCTGCAAACTTATAAAAGATTTGTTCATCCAAAATCCGACATGGgttattaagatttttatttttgaaattaaagaaaataagggacaaatctcaaaattatgtATGAACTTTGATTCAACGTGTAATTTagtacatgaattttaatttggtacaattatacccatgaaattttgattgtagttcaaatttaatcatgcacatccgaataaataaatacatcaatttattttataatttgataattataattatttatttatgcaatatttaaatataaaatgatgctATATTAATAATTGTGCTAATAATATGTGAGAAttggaccaaattaaaatttcaaatataaaattatacaaaatcaaaatttatgtatagggttgcacattaaaccaaagttcaagtatgattttgagatttatctaaaataataattaattatcacagaattttattgaaatattgtttcttttaattttttttaaagaataattacCATTCAACATTATTTATCGACATgtgttttccttttcttttttagctTTACTTCTCCCACTTGATTCAAACAAAGTTGAGATTGAGTGATATGCCAAAGTTTACATGCTCCACATGATTGAATGAACAACAACGATTTCCCCGAAATATATAGCTTAGTATTCCTCTACAATGTGCTTTGCAAAACGACTTGCAAACTCGGGATGGTTGTAATTGTCGTGGTTAGCACACATCCCTTCTAAATCAttcactttccatttttacaATAAGGtacaaatttaatgataaattatatcatcaaatacattactttacaaatattttataataatatttacatttaatccttgaatagattaattaataatgttttgGACATATCATTTATGAAAACAACCTTGATCTCAAATCAATCAACATACATTTGTGGGAGCAAGTtgctaatatatttatatttaattaatataactattatcattaaaataaatgtatatgcatttatgtcgattgagtcttaacttaaCTGATATGAGTATTGTTGTCGATGCAAGGGATGTAGGATCGAGTGCGCTGAAACgtattatccttttatttatgaGTTCGAGAGAGACAATAGATAATTTAGCGGACTCAATAAACTTCGAAGTACTTCATAAGATTAATAACAACTGCTATTGGCCAATTTTTCATCAAGAGTGGATTAAACATTGAGATAagacatataaaattaaaaaaaactcaattactAAATGTCTTtgcaattaaaattaagtaaattgtaaAGCTGAGAAAATAGTTTGGAATTCAGActtttaagtattaaaattcaaaactaaaattttcattttcttatttcatgtCTAAGTAATTACTAAAAGGAGAAGGGCTAATTGTATTAGGCATTCTTTACACAAATTAGTTTGGAATGGTATTTTGGattgaaaattcaatttgaaatgtactgaagtttaaggactaatatAAAGTTTTCTTCATAGTTTGGGACATCTTGTGAAATTAATctaagaaagaataaaaaaatctttcaaCACGTGTGGACAAACACACGTGGTAGGAATTTGtctctttattaaaaaaaaaaactaaaccctagaTTTATTTGTAAGTTTACATATttgatattcaattttaaaaaattataaaatagtcatcaaattattcgaaagttttcatctAAATTACTGGGCGGTTAAAATCGCCGTTGTAGTCTGTATGTCTTTCTCTATTCGTACCACTTGCATCAATCCGAAGCTTTTCTTCCATTTCTCTTTTatagttcatttttttttgtcattgttAAACCCTTACTTTTTGAATGTACTCCTCGAACCCTTAACCTAAGGATCTACTCCTTGTGGCCAACCTTTCAGTACAACTCTTTGAGAAAACCCTTTAAGAAAACTCATTGACTCTAAGTTGCGCAATAGCCCACCTAACTGCCATTTATGACATCAATTGTCATGTTCGATTCAAAATGATTGATAACATGTCCAATCACCTCCCTAATCACTTTACTTAAGTCTATCATGGTAAACTGATTGACTTATCCACCCATAGTCACCTATAGCATGATGACACGTGACATCTCAGTATActaacttaatatatatatatatatatcactgtTCCTACATAGTCAAGGATTCCTCTGCCTCTGTCTCTCTCTCTAGCAACTTTTTGCTAGGTGAACTGCCAACCTCTATCTTAGGTTTCGTCTTGTTTGATTACATTATTAACagttatgaaataattttgaatgttaTGAATCTGcgacaaaaaatttaaaatttcttcttcGATCTTTGTTACTAACTATTAGATCAACTTGGatttaaggtatgttcttctactagTCCATGGGTACTAATTCACCATACTGATTATCAAATTGTTACTTATGCTTGCTAGTCGGACTTCAAaagaaaactttcgaataacctagtgacaattttataactttttgaagttcAGTAATCAAAACACAAACTTAGTAATAACTTAgtgatatcatttaaaaaaaagggtaaactgcACCCATGGTGACTCTAAAATAAGGTTTGTTCTATTGTGGTccgtttattttttttcctcaatttaGTCGCTCTAATGAAGATAATTGTTCGAATTTGTAATAGCCTGAAtattcagtggtgtcggaatggtgattcgagatcactaaatctgacaaacgagtagaaaatattataaatttactaagtataagttaaatgtgaagttagaaattttttttgaaatagtgaatagtgtactaggaataaatattaaaataattaaaataaaaaacgaggtatcgagacctcgaagattttaaaccgagccataaatatttttagaaatgtttatagagtgtcattgagttggtattaaagtttcgttagaaaattttaacggttggatagttaattaactaaaaaggactaaattgaaaatagtgtaaaatttgttaaattgtgattaaatagcttaagtgactaatgaggagggatttaaaaggcaattaggcccaaattttatgggctggacggttgggtaAGAAAAATCAGCAGAATGTAAGTAGAAataggggcaaaattggaaacttaacaaattaaacatttaaaacaaagacaaaagtgaaaaatctagagatctcttcacaatttatcagcaaaaacgccataggaggtctgaaacaagctggtttttcatatatttgaatcatgtaagtttaattcttgattatttcttctaatttttgtgattttgatacttttacaattaggcccaactaattatttcattagtttttgatttcatggatgattttgaaagtttctatgaatacatgctggaagtatatgatgaattaacatggaattaaatctttaattttgttatatgatgattttattaagtaattttgatagaaattgattttagggacttaattgtgaaaaagttgggaattaaggtttggtgttgcggtttgagtatgaaaggctatgtagtagtataaaatagttggaaaaggtgttaatttagaaaaattagatcaattgaggggttaattgagtagggaccaaattgtaaaaactgtaaagtttggggtaaaagtgtaatttcgaaaatttaagggcataaattgtgaaatggattagaatagaattatatgctgatgaatgaataaatttgtattttagatcgagaacccgaAGCAagccgaggaaaagaaaaagtagttgattagtccctgaacttttgcaaattctgcaaatcgacccaggtaagttcatatggctgaaatttaatgattaaatgttaatttcatgaattatacaatgtatgatgaaatgtatttattgttgaaatgagaataaaataaaaatgtgaaaatcgaataaatgatcaaattaagtgaac
This region includes:
- the LOC105786328 gene encoding cycloeucalenol cycloisomerase; its protein translation is MGGNFPSSSSLWLAANPSKRWGELFFLCYTPFWLTLCLGIVVPFKLYENFTELEYLLIGLVSAIPSFLIPMLVVGKADSSLHWKDRYWVKASVWIVIFSYVGNYFWTHYFFTVLGASYTFPSWKMNDVPHTTFLLTHVVFLFYHVTSNMTLRRLRHSIASLPENIQLATEVAWILALSYFIAYLETLAISNFPYYDFVDRASMYKVGSLFYAIYFIVSFPMFLRIDEKPGDLWDLPRVAVDSLGAAMLVTIILDLWRIFLGPIVPLADAKQCIHPGLPWFAGSANVASQNQCA